The sequence TGCGAACAAGAATATGGCAGTTGTATTGGCATATGACCTCAAAGACGCCAAACAGGCGGGGAAATATTTTGAAAAGGCACTTTCGCTTGCGCCGAATGCACCGGATGCCGGAGCGATCAAGGCAGAGATTGAAAAGTTAAAGGCTGCGGCAAAGTAATACCTTATCTTTTTCTCTGCAACGTAACTTCAGGGGGCAAGGGCTGGGCTGATTGAGCCAGGGCCATTGCCCCTTGAAACTTCCCGCCCTTATCTTTAATCTATGCCTATGCAGGAAAAACTTGCGACAATGCCGGGCAAGCCCGGTGTTTACCTCTTCAAGGACGACCAGGACAAGATCCTGTATGTAGGCAAGGCAAAGGTTCTGAAAAACCGCGTAAGGAGCTATTTTCAGAAAGCTGCAGGCCTTGACGAGCGCAAATCTGCCATGATGAAGAGCGTTGCAGATTTTGAGTTCACCGTCACAGGCAATGAGCTTGAGGCGCTCATCCTCGAGGCAAATCTGATCAAGCAGCACAAGCCCCGGTACAATATCCTGCTGCGGGATGACAAGAGCTATCCCTATCTGAAACTCACGCTTGATGAAAAGTGGCCGAGGCTTGAGGTCGTCAGAAGGATCCAGAAAGGGAATGCACGCTACTTTGGGCCCTATGTTCCTGCAGGTGCCATGTGGGAAACCCTCTCCTTTATCAGAAATCATTACCAAATCCCGACCTGCAGATATTCACTCGAAAAGCGGATGCGTCCCTGTATCCAGTTTCAGATCAGAAAATGCAGTGCCCCCTGCTCCGGTGAAGTCGACCATGCAGACTATATGCAGATGATCAGGGAGGTCGAGTTTCTTCTGGAGGGAAAGAACAAAAAACTGATTGAATCACTCGAAACAAAAATGACGCTCCTTGCCGATGAGATGCGCTTTGAGGAGGCGGCGATAATCAGGGACAGGATCAGGGCAATACAGTCAGTGTCAGAGTCCCAGAAGGTGGTTTCAGCCGAGCTTGGGGACGCTGATGTCATAGGTTTCTTCAGGCAGGCTGATATTACAGTGTTTAAGCTTTTTTTCATCAGAAACGGCGTGATGATCGGGACAAGGGATTTTGAACAGAACCATACAACAGGAGAGAAAGACGGCTACCTTTTCAGGAACTTCATTGAGCAGTTCTATGGCAGGGAGATCATCCCAGCTCCTGAGCTCTACTGTTCTAAAATTCCTGAAGACAAGGCTCTGCTTGCTCAATGGCTGTCAGAGAAGAGAGGAGGAAGCGTCAGGATCATGGTTCCGGTGCGGGGGATAAAGCGGAAGCTGGTGAGCATGGCAGAGGAAAACAGCCAGGAGATCATAAAAACCAGAAAAGCAGATGCAGACCCGGAACTGATGTCAGAGGTTGCTTCACTTCTGGGGCTGAAGAAGGTCCCTGAAAGCATCGGCGCCTTCGACATATCGAATATAACCGGGACCTCTGCCGGAGGAGCTTTTGTAGTTTGGCGGGCCGGTGCTTTTGATAAGTCACTGTACCGCAATATCAGTATGGATACAGTCAAAGGCCCTGATGACTATGCCATGATGAGGGAGATGGTCAGGAGAACGGTCAAAAGTATAGGCGAAGGGCAAAGGGCGAAGGGCCGCTACAGGGAAGGCGAAGAAACGAATGAGGGGGAAAAAGAGCTTCTGTCAGCATTGCCGGACCTGATCATAATTGACGGCGGGAGGGAACACCTGCATGCAGCACTGGAAGTTTTTGATTCCCTTTACTTCCCTCCTTGCCAAGGGGGGACTGAGGGGGGTGATAATTGTCGTCCTGTTGTGATCGGCCTCGCAAAGGACCCTGACAGGATATTCATAAAGGACCGGGATGAACCTATACTCATTGATGACAGCAGGCCTGCCTCCCTGCTGCTGAGGAGGATACGTGATGAGGTCCACCGGTTTGCGATCCGCTATCACCGGAAGCAGCGTGCAAAGAGGATGTTCGATTCAACGCTTGACAGCATCTACGGTCTTGGCAGAAAGAGGCGTTTTGCATTGCTTGATCGTTTTGGCAGTATAGAGGCAATAAAAAAGGCCTCGGTTGAGGATATCGCCGGGTTAAAGGGCTTCACAAAGAAGCTGGCAGAGGAAGTGCTGAAAGGGCTGGCGGGGAAATAGATTTCAAACTTCGATGTATAGGCTTTCCCGAAAACACCGGCGTTGCGTTTCCGAGCATCAGCTCTTCTCCCTCACATTTTCCGGATCACGGGACCGAACTCAATAATCCCCCGAGGCGCCTCCTCCTCCGGAGGAACCTCCGCCGCCGGAAAATCCACCGCTGCCACCGCTACTACTGCTGCTTCTGCTGGTGGAGCTGGAAAACCGCACATACATGCCCAGGATACCCAACAGTGCTCCGGAACAGACATAAAACAGCCATGCAAGAAGACTTGTCTCAGCCATCAT comes from Nitrospirota bacterium and encodes:
- the uvrC gene encoding excinuclease ABC subunit UvrC, with the translated sequence MQEKLATMPGKPGVYLFKDDQDKILYVGKAKVLKNRVRSYFQKAAGLDERKSAMMKSVADFEFTVTGNELEALILEANLIKQHKPRYNILLRDDKSYPYLKLTLDEKWPRLEVVRRIQKGNARYFGPYVPAGAMWETLSFIRNHYQIPTCRYSLEKRMRPCIQFQIRKCSAPCSGEVDHADYMQMIREVEFLLEGKNKKLIESLETKMTLLADEMRFEEAAIIRDRIRAIQSVSESQKVVSAELGDADVIGFFRQADITVFKLFFIRNGVMIGTRDFEQNHTTGEKDGYLFRNFIEQFYGREIIPAPELYCSKIPEDKALLAQWLSEKRGGSVRIMVPVRGIKRKLVSMAEENSQEIIKTRKADADPELMSEVASLLGLKKVPESIGAFDISNITGTSAGGAFVVWRAGAFDKSLYRNISMDTVKGPDDYAMMREMVRRTVKSIGEGQRAKGRYREGEETNEGEKELLSALPDLIIIDGGREHLHAALEVFDSLYFPPCQGGTEGGDNCRPVVIGLAKDPDRIFIKDRDEPILIDDSRPASLLLRRIRDEVHRFAIRYHRKQRAKRMFDSTLDSIYGLGRKRRFALLDRFGSIEAIKKASVEDIAGLKGFTKKLAEEVLKGLAGK